The following proteins are encoded in a genomic region of Colletotrichum higginsianum IMI 349063 chromosome 9, whole genome shotgun sequence:
- a CDS encoding Phenol acid carboxylase: MFLSNKPPAKPLPRFQTNTPLDSTFDTDIRDTHLIYDYDAEDADGNPEKWRYEMWFFSEDRVVYAIHGGPMSGRVNYQTATYQCIRPGELWQVNWLEETGTVCSLVYDIPRQKISTLISFSRGHWENPEAAHGDKRNPGDVARWRVLARFGNQSDRFMLSEQADIVENFKGRGDLAPISGDAPTF, translated from the coding sequence ATGTTTCTCTCAAACAAGCCTCCCGCGAAGCCGCTTCCCCGCTTCCAAACCAACACGCCGCTGGACTCGACCTTTGACACGGACATCCGCGACACCCACCTCATCTACGACtacgatgccgaggacgccgacggcaaccCGGAGAAGTGGCGCTACGAGATGTGGTTCTTCTCCGAGGACCGCGTCGTCTACGCCATCCACGGCGGGCCCATGTCCGGCCGCGTGAACTACCAGACGGCCACCTACCAGTGCATCCGGCCCGGCGAGCTGTGGCAGGTCAATTGGCTGGAGGAGACGGGGACCGTGTGCTCGCTGGTGTACGACATCCCCAGGCAGAAGATCTCGACCCTCATCTCGTTCTCGCGGGGCCACTGGGAGAACCCCGAGGCGGCGCACGGCGACAAGCGCAACCCGGGCGACGTTGCGCGGTGGAGGGTCCTGGCGAGGTTCGGGAACCAGAGTGATAGGTTCATGCTGTCCGAGCAGGCGGACATTGTCGAGAATTtcaaggggaggggggatctTGCACCGATCAGCGGGGACGCACCGACTTTCTAG
- a CDS encoding Secreted protein, whose amino-acid sequence MLFASFLFPVAILAVKALALPSQSQTSAIELPKGYSIFVPEWEVQAKPGGDKMILKGTVEEVLDELHGINPNYEQDFGLDLSSPTYLSQPAPAVEKRDDFQDAHFQCNVTIMADARVIADGAKHLKGVKGQPRGDPGPNSCGRVSCSWKSAIWFCNDNTHSISAGSYQMLADGTYHIMKQCTAGEWVSGQTWHKDNWRVLVGRDKC is encoded by the exons ATGCTTTTCGCCAGCTTTCTCTTCCCCGTTGCTATTTTGGCAGTCAAA gccctcgccctccccaGTCAGAGTCAAACCTCTGCTATAGAGCTCCCCAAGGGTTACAGTATCTTCGTCCCGGAGTGGGAGGTTCAGGCCAAGCCCGGCGGGGATAAGATGATCCTCAAGGGAACAgtcgaggaggtcctcgacgagctccacGGCATCAACCCAAACTACGAGCAAGACTTTGGCCTCGACCTCAGCTCGCCGACCTACCTGAGCCAAccggcccccgccgtcgagaagcgGGACGACTTCCAGGACGCACATTTCCAGTGCAACGtcaccatcatggccgatGCGAGAGTCATCGCCGACGGTGCCAAGCACCTCAAGGGTGTCAAGGGACAGCCCCGAGGCGATCCCGGCCCGAACTCGTGCGGCCGCGTGAGCTGCAGCTGGAAGTCCGCCATTTGGTTCTGCAACGAC AACACTCACTCCATCTCCGCCGGTTCCTACCAGATGCTAGCCGACGGCACTTACCACATCATGAAGCAGTGCACCGCCGGCGAATGGGTCAGCGGCCAGACATGGCACAAGGACAACTGGAGAGTTCTTGTGGGTCGCGACAAGTGTTGA
- a CDS encoding CFEM domain-containing protein, whose protein sequence is MTPESQNITWTACDFPLHSGESATRIARIVIFTLLPTLSMVIRIITKLARLSTWGLDDYTIIVAYLYPGGRE, encoded by the exons ATGACTCCAGAATCTCAGAACATCACCTGGACGGCGTGCGATTTCCCACTGCACAGCGGCGAGTCGGCCACGAGGATCGCCCGGATCGTCATCTTCACACTGCTACCGACGCTCTCCATGGTGATCCGGATCATCACCAAGCTTGCACGGCTATCTACATGGGGTCTCGATGACTACACAATCATAGTGGCATAC CTTTACCCCGGTGGGAGGgagtga
- a CDS encoding Phosphate-repressible phosphate permease, giving the protein MLTQYNYLFVIGTLFAWLDAFNIGANDVANAWATAVGSQSISYLHAMMLAAVMEFSGAVGVGARVADTIRTKIVDTERFAETPALLMLGMVCAVTASSLYLTFATKVGLPVSTTHSIMGGVIGFGIAALGVNGIQWVEPGGGMKALNSGVVQVFLAWIIAPCLAGIFAATIFSITKFAVLLRKNPAMKGLFLVPVYFGITASLIVMLLVWKGGSYEIALTDAQIPIVIVCVGLGWAALVATFFVPWLYRVIIKDDWQMRWYHVFHGPLLLRRGDVGPPPAGFQGRVRDFYAGHATKEDLESQGVKEGEAGPAAHPPRKSLVGPKPDGPWYSGPVLFWYFKFAVLRGVDQDIVGAQHDDGGLAGSNLDEMHARAARYDNKAEYFYTFLQIMTAATASFVHGANDVSNAIGPYATIFQVWRDGRLPVGDKAEVPVWILVFGGAGIAIGLWTYGYRIMRNLGNKVTLHSPSRGFSMELGSAFTIIFATRLSLPVSTTQCITGATVGVGLCNGDWRAINWRMVAWIYAGWFITLPTAAILSGSLMAFIINAPRWGGQV; this is encoded by the exons ATGCTTACGCAGTACAACTATCTTTTCGTCATTGGCACGTTGTTCGCCTGGCTCGATGCATTCAACATCG GCGCCAACGATGTGGCCAACGCCTGGGCCACGGCCGTGGGCTCTCAGTCCATCAGCTACCTGCACGCCATGATGCTCGCGGCCGTCATGGAGTTCTCGggggccgtcggcgtcggcgcccgcgtcgccgacACCATCAGGACAAAGATCGTCGACACGGAGAGgttcgccgagacgccggcCCTGCTCATGCTGGGCATGGTGTGCGCCGTGACGGCCTCCTCTCTCTACCTCACCTTCGCCACCAAGGTCGGCCTGCCCGTTTCCACGACTCACTCCATCATgggcggcgtcatcggcttcggcatcgccgccctggGTGTCAACGGTATCCAGTGGgtcgagcccggcggcggcatgaaAGCCCTCAACAGCGGTGTCGTGCAG GTATTCCTAGCTTGGATCATAGCACCCTGCCTCGCAGGCATCTTCGCGGCCACCATCTTCAGCATCACCAAGTTTGCCGTCCTTCTCCGGAAGAACCCAGCCATGAAGGGGCTCTTCCTGGTCCCCGTCTACTTCGGAATCACCGCGTCCTTGATCGTCATGCTTCTCGTCTGGAAGGGCGGCTCCTACGAGATCGCCCTGACCGACGCCCAGATccccatcgtcatcgtctgtgtcggcctcggctgggccgccctcgtcgccaccTTCTTCGTGCCGTGGCTGTACCGCGTCATCATCAAGGACGACTGGCAGATGCGGTGGTACCACGTCTTCCACGGCCCTCTCCTCCTGCGGCGCGGAGACGTCGGCCCTCCTCCTGCGGGTTTCCAGGGCCGCGTTCGAGACTTCTACGCCGGCCACGCCACCAAAGAAGACCTCGAGTCTCAAGgcgtcaaggagggcgaggccgggcCTGCTGCCCACCCGCCTCGCAAGTCTCTCGTGGGCCCCAAACCCGACGGTCCTTGGTACAGCGGACCGGTTCTTTTTTGGTACTTCAAGTTCGCCGTGCTCCGAGGCGTCGACCAGGATATCGTCGGTGCCCagcacgacgacggaggTCTCGCCGGCAGCAATTTGGACGAGATGCATGCTCGCGCGGCCAGGTACGACAACAAGGCGGAATATTTCTATACTTTCCTCCAGATCATGACAGCCGCTACCGCGTCGTTTGTCCACGGCGCCAACGACGTCTCCAA CGCCATCGGCCCATATGCTACAATCTTCCAGGTTTGGAGAGACGGAAGGCTGCCAGTCGGCGACAAAGCGGAAGTACCGGTCTGGATTCT TGTCTTTGGCGGTGCCGGTATCGCCATCGGTCTGTGGACGTATGGATATCGCATCATGCGCAACCTGGGTAACAAG GTCACTCTTCACAGTCCGAGTCGTGGCTTCAGCATGGAGTTGGGCAGCGCGTTCACCATCATCTTCGCCACCCGTCTCT CTCTTCCCGTCTCGACGACCCAGTGCATCACGGGCGCTACCGTTGGTGTTGGCTTGTGCAATGGAGATTGGCGGGCCATTAACTGGCGCATGGTT GCATGGATCTACGCGGGTTGGTTCATCACTCTGCCGACCGCCGCTATCCTCAGCGGGAGTCTCATGGCGTTCATCATCAATGCCCCTCGATGGGGAGGTCAAGTCTAA
- a CDS encoding CFEM domain-containing protein, translating into MVIKILLLAYTSLHMYLEHNGAGRDLWTLSDHQITVYFKVTIPPPRRNQTPHGLSFPRTPLNIISRQAFYALQTLYHSCIDMIKASILFMYLRIFHLPDEKIRVALWITMGINILSGLSFIFVGLFQCQPISLAWTFWTGEATGKCVDIVLLALSHAGINIALDLWMLILPATQIWGMNLAVRKKVAIMAMFSLGLFLTIVSIIRIPAILYFRQHPLNPTVAMMPSVIWSDIELNVGVFTASIPNIRQFFVRFILRQSEKKKRLTAARSGNTEGFSKNTARASTLAQQLSELDTMDESHDGSPCKPAQGQHVKATEE; encoded by the exons ATGGTGATCAAGATTCTTCTGTTGGCGTACACGTCTCTGCACATGTACC TGGAACATAACGGAGCTGGACGAGACCTCTGGACTCTCTCCGATCATCAGATCACCGTCTATTTCAAGGTGACGATCCCGCCCCCCCGACGAAACCAAACCCCTCACGGCTTGTCTTTTCCACGAACGCCTCTTAACATCATCTCCCGACAGGCCTTCTACGCGCTGCAGACGCTCTATCACTCCTGCATCGACATGATCAAGGCGTCCATCCTCTTCATGTACCTGCGCATATTCCACCTCCCCGACGAAAAGATCCGGGTGGCGCTCTGGATCACCATGGGCATCAACATCCTCAGCGGGCTCAgcttcatcttcgtcggcctGTTCCAGTGCCAGCCCATCAGCCTCGCCTGGACCTTCTGGACGGGCGAGGCGACGGGCAAGtgcgtcgacatcgtcctcctcgccctctcgCACGCCGGCATCAACATCGCCCTGGACCTGTGGATGCTCATCCTGCCGGCGACGCAGATCTGGGGCATGAACCTGGCGGTGCGGAAGAAGGTggccatcatggccatgTTCAGTCTCGGTCTTTT TCTCACCATTGTCAGCATCATTCGTATCCCGGCCATTCTGTACTTCCGCCAACACCCGTTGAACCCGACTG TCGCCATGATGCCCAGCGTCATCTGGTCCGACATCGAGCTGAACGTGGGCGTCTTCACGGCCTCCATACCGAACATCCGCCAGTTCTTCGTCAGGTTCATCCTCCGGCAgtcggagaagaagaaacgccTCACCGCGGCCCGGTCGGGAAACACCGAGGGCTTCTCGAAGAATACGGCCCGGGCGTCGACGCTCGCGCAGCAGCTGAGCGAGTTGGACACCATGGACGAGAGCCACGACGGCTCGCCCTGCAAGCCGGCCCAAGGCCAACACGTAAAGGCAACAGAAGAGTAA
- a CDS encoding C6 zinc finger domain-containing protein, producing MSTFSLGKRPREKRTSATKVRSGCITCKRRHVKCDETRPFCLRCTESPRSPRVCEGYLNHTSGRERLPNRPAPRPILSKGTTTWRASWPNAAAAAVLLLEPGYEAAFLADPKERVYFDFWQQLIGNIYLFPSDAMHRVIPQLARREPAIKHAALAMAGMARALVPSLLRRSGRELHASGPHYEFALRQYGRAVGLVRSSQPSRENMLWVIVCCVLFVTFECLHGDRAAALSHVGHAYRMMEIYFGQQRSPADEDGSAAAAAAATQSVRAVCDDAAWVFQGLTMQAWSHNVLHSELLSEVSWCCRGAEKALAVDEMPPRFADIDAARRWWRVVQHYTCHRCPIYTEVFVDGLSTKMLAGSHVRPVLSPTQGGEKLAAALPVFLDRLRRWNTAFQAVYDELRSRQHLGKSDYYSYVDACNLRLQYLTLWNEVSSMSYTDIRMVIVLTPSFREMVQLSRIILKAQSNCGGCSDTFSMDNGPTWPLLVTACRCRDAGLRREATELLGKHHRRDGLWDSRIFYGVAVRNMEIEAENAVSGDEDEQWSRMARRELRFSREGDVTGRLLKWDPCAGEWLHVEEPLRDALDAGLGCEL from the exons ATGTCGACGTTCTCCTTGGGCAAACGCCCGCGCGAGAAGAGAACGAGCGCGACCAAGGTCAGGTCGGGCTGTATCACATGCAA ACGACGCCATGTCAAGTGTGACGAGACGCGCCCCTTTTGCCTGAGATGCACCGAATCGCCGCGGAGCCCGAGAGTCTGCGAAGGATATCTCAACCACACGTCCGGGCGGGAACGACTCCCGAACCGACCCGCCCCGCGCCCGATCCTCTCCAAGGGCACGACGACGTGGCGGGCGTCATGGcccaatgccgccgccgccgccgttctgcTCCTGGAGCCGGGCTACGAGGcggccttcctcgccgacccGAAGGAGAGGGTCTACTTCGACTTCTGGCAGCAGCTGATCGGCAACATCTACCTCTTCCCCAGCGACGCCATGCACCGCGTCATCCCCCAGCTCGCGCGCCGGGAGCCGGCCATCAAGCACGCGGCCCTCGCCATGGCCGGCATGGCGCGGGCTCTCGTCCCGTCGCTGCTGCGCCGGTCCGGGCGGGAGCTCCACGCCAGCGGGCCGCACTACGAGTTCGCGCTGCGGCAATacggccgcgccgtcggcctggTGCGCAGCTCGCAGCCCTCGCGCGAGAACATGCTCTGGGTCATCGTGTGCTGCGTGCTCTTCGTCACGTTCGAGTGCCTCCACGGGGACCGCGCGGCCGCGCTGTCGCACGTGGGCCACGCCTACAGGATGATGGAGATCTACTTTGGCCAGCAGCGATCGCCCGCTGATGAGGacggctcggcggcggcggcggcggcggcgacgcagTCGGTTCGTGCCGTGTGCGACGACGCCGCGTGGGTGTTCCAGGGCCTGACGATGCAGGCGTGGTCGCACAATGTGCTGCACTCGGAGCTCCTCTCGGAGGTCAGCTGGTGCTGTCGCGGCGCCGAAAAGGCcttggccgtcgacgagatgccGCCCAGGTTCGCCGACATAGACGCGgctcggcgatggtggaGGGTCGTGCAGCACTACACGTGCCACAGGTGTCCCATCTACACCGAAGTGTTCGTCGATGGCCTCTCGACCAAGATGCTCGCCGGCAGCCACGTGCGGCCGGTCCTTTCGCCGACGCAGGGCGGAGAGAAGCTGGCAGCCGCTCTCCCGGTGTTCCTGGATCGTCTCCGGAGGTGGAACACCGCCTTCCAGGCCGTGTACGACGAGCTGCGGTCACGCCAGCACCTCGGCAAGTCCGACTACTACTCATATGTCGACGCCTGCAACCTGCGCTTGCAATATCTCACCCTCTGGAACGAGGTCTCCAGCATGAGCTATACGGACATCAGGATGGTCATCGTCCTGACGCCGTCGTTCCGGGAGATGGTGCAGCTGAGCCGGATCATCCTGAAGGCGCAGTCCAACTGCGGCGGCTGCAGCGATACGTTCAGCATGGACAACGGTCCCACGTGGCCGCTTCTGGTCACCGCGTGCCGGTgccgcgacgccggcctgaGGCGGGAGGCGACCGAACTGCTGGGCAAGCACcaccgccgcgacggcctGTGGGACAGCAGGATCTTCTACGGCGTGGCGGTGAGGAACATggagatcgaggccgagaacgcCGTGTcgggggacgaggacgagcagTGGTCGCGCATGGCGAGGCGGGAGCTGCGCTTCAGCCGCGAGGGGGATGTCACCGGGAGACTCCTCAAGTGGGATCCCTGTGCTGGCGAGTGGTTACACGTCGAAGAGCCTTTGAGGGACGCCCTTGATGCCGGGTTGGGCTGTGAGCTGTGA
- a CDS encoding alcohol dehydrogenase GroES-like domain-containing protein: protein MSYPEKFEGFCVAGPKSWNEFKKETLTPKPFGDRDIDVQIECCGVCGSDVHTITGGWGEYEGPLCVGHEVVGKAVAVGKSVKEIKVGDRVGVGAQVWACLKCDQCKNENENYCPHLVDTYNATYEDGSQAHGGFASHIRAHEYFTFKIPDAIKSENAGPLMCAGLTTYSPLVRGGVGPGKTVAIVGIGGLGHLGIQWAKALGAEVYAVTHSPDKAEDCKKLGAKEVIVTSEKDWAKPYAFKFDFMLNCSDMTNEFDLQTYLSTLKVGGHFHMVGLPDKPLPQFPAALFTTNSAKMSGSHIGNNQEMKALLKLAAEKGIAPWVETIDISEAGCKEAVERVKENKVHYRFTLVGHQKAFGTA, encoded by the exons ATGAGTTACCCAGAGAAGTTCGAGGGGTTCTGCGTGGCAGGCCCGAAAAGCTGGAACGAGTTCAAGAAGGAAACCCTTACGCCCAAGCCGTTTGGTGATCGCGACATTGACGTGCAGATTGAGTGCTGCGGCGTATGCGGATCCGACGTGCACACCATCACCGGGGGCTGGGGCGAGTACGAGGGTCCTTTGTGCGTTGGCCACGAG GTTGTTGGAAAAGcagtcgccgtcggcaagaGTGTGAAGGAGATCAAAGTCGGCGACAGGGTGGGCGTGGGCGCCCAGGTCTGGGCGTGCTTGAAGTGCGACCAGTGCAAGAATGAGAACGAAAACTACTGCCCTCACTTGGTTG ATACGTATAATGCCACGTACGAGGACGGCAGCCAGGCGCACGGCGGCTTCGCCAGCCATATCCGTGCCCATGAGTACTTCACGTTCAAGATCCCCGATGCGATCAAGTCGGAGAATGCCGGCCCGCTCATGTGTGCCGGCCTGACGACGTACTCGCCGCTTGtgcgcggcggcgtcggcccgGGCAAGACCGtggccatcgtcggcatcggcggcctcggccatctcggTATCCAGTGGGCCAAGGCGCTCGGCGCGGAGGTCTACGCCGTGACCCACTCCCccgacaaggccgaggacTGCAAGAAGCTCGGGGCCAAGGAGGTCATCGTCACCAGCGAGAAGGACTGGGCGAAGCCGTACGCGTTCAAGTTCGACTTCATGCTCAACTGCTCCGACATGACCAACGAGTTCGACCTCCAGACGTACCTGTCGACGCTCAAGGTCGGCGGCCACTTCCACATGGTCGGCCTGCCCGACAAGCCCCTGCCCCAGTTCCCCGCGGCCCTGTTCACCaccaactcggccaagatGTCCGGCAGCCACATTGGGAACAATCAGGAGATGAAGGCGCTGCTGAagctggcggcggagaagggCATCGCGCCCTGGGTCGAGACGATTGATATCTCCGAAGCGGGATGCAAGGAGGCGGTTGAGCGGGTCAAGGAGAACAAGGTCCACTACCGGTTCACCCTGGTCGGACACCAAAAGGCTTTTGGAACGGCTTAA